The Candidatus Manganitrophus noduliformans genome includes a window with the following:
- a CDS encoding PKD domain-containing protein codes for MSSPRMGLLQPLRTAVPLFLFLFLIGCGEDSSPRPAPLQELAPPDIAQIHIAPNSAILGIGGEEQFAATVLNGQGEVLTGINLIWKIDNPTAASVSSDGWVTGLQEGTATLTASFGDDVSNPAALTVVVPPEAPPIASIDVTGTHRILFVGNQARFTATAKDPDGRTLHGILFSWSSSAPEIVSVDQRGLATALAPGEAAVTVTVAPPDPPVFTPLDDAPPSQSAVLTVTDDNSPPIAQMTTTARRGAAPFTVAFSGTRSEDPDGWITFYTWNFGDGSPPFYAPTARHTYERPGEFVATLTVTDPDGATTIASAAITVDP; via the coding sequence ATGAGCTCACCTCGAATGGGTCTGCTGCAACCGCTTCGAACCGCCGTTCCCCTTTTCCTTTTCTTGTTTCTCATCGGCTGCGGCGAGGATTCTTCCCCCCGGCCCGCCCCCCTGCAGGAGCTCGCCCCCCCGGACATTGCGCAGATTCATATTGCGCCGAATTCGGCTATTCTCGGCATCGGCGGCGAGGAGCAATTCGCGGCAACCGTCCTCAACGGCCAGGGGGAGGTGCTGACCGGGATCAACCTGATCTGGAAGATCGACAACCCGACGGCCGCGTCGGTTTCGTCCGACGGTTGGGTAACGGGACTGCAAGAAGGGACGGCGACGCTGACGGCGTCTTTTGGGGACGATGTCAGCAACCCCGCCGCCCTCACGGTCGTCGTCCCGCCCGAAGCCCCCCCCATCGCCTCGATCGATGTGACCGGCACACATCGGATCCTCTTCGTCGGCAACCAGGCCCGGTTCACCGCGACGGCGAAAGATCCCGACGGCAGAACGCTTCACGGCATCCTCTTCTCCTGGAGTTCGAGCGCCCCGGAAATCGTCTCGGTCGATCAGCGCGGGCTCGCCACCGCGCTGGCGCCCGGAGAGGCCGCCGTCACGGTGACGGTCGCGCCTCCCGACCCTCCCGTCTTCACGCCATTGGACGATGCCCCCCCGAGCCAGTCGGCGGTCCTGACCGTCACCGACGACAATTCGCCGCCGATCGCTCAAATGACGACCACCGCGAGAAGAGGGGCCGCGCCGTTTACGGTCGCCTTCAGCGGCACGAGATCGGAGGACCCCGACGGGTGGATTACTTTTTATACTTGGAATTTCGGGGACGGCTCCCCGCCGTTCTACGCGCCGACCGCCCGACACACCTACGAGCGCCCCGGCGAGTTCGTCGCCACGTTGACCGTCACCGACCCGGACGGGGCGACGACGATCGCGTCGGCCGCCATCACGGTCGATCCGTGA
- a CDS encoding cytochrome c3 family protein, whose amino-acid sequence MRKWVGVLLALLVIGVAIIWGALYAQSTADFMGHDRQPIAFSHQRHAGELQIDCLFCHRGARISPVASVPSVYLCMTCHRSLKEQTPETEKLLAYWNDKEPIPWVRLQRLPDFVQFTHEMHLDAGFQCADCHGEVERMSQTPRAATFEMGWCIDCHERNGASLDCFTCHY is encoded by the coding sequence ATGCGGAAGTGGGTTGGAGTTCTGTTGGCGCTTTTGGTAATTGGGGTGGCGATTATTTGGGGGGCTTTATACGCGCAGTCGACCGCCGATTTTATGGGGCACGATCGCCAGCCGATCGCCTTCAGCCATCAACGCCACGCGGGGGAGCTTCAGATCGACTGCCTCTTCTGCCATCGCGGGGCCCGCATCTCCCCCGTCGCATCGGTTCCTTCCGTTTATCTCTGCATGACCTGTCATCGGTCCTTGAAAGAGCAGACCCCGGAGACGGAAAAACTGCTGGCCTATTGGAACGATAAGGAGCCGATTCCGTGGGTCCGGCTGCAGCGTCTTCCCGATTTTGTCCAATTCACGCACGAAATGCACCTGGACGCCGGCTTTCAATGCGCCGACTGCCACGGAGAGGTCGAGCGGATGTCGCAGACGCCCCGGGCCGCCACCTTTGAAATGGGGTGGTGCATCGACTGCCACGAGCGGAACGGGGCCTCGCTCGACTGTTTTACCTGTCATTATTAG